The proteins below come from a single Halomonas binhaiensis genomic window:
- a CDS encoding four helix bundle protein encodes MNFEKLLVWKRSARLSAELYKALSGLRDFGFRDQATRSGLSIPSNIAEGMSRDSSKDKRHFLVIARGSCAELRTQVYIGMDIGYISRQQGQQWLQETRELSSMLNGLINALDNE; translated from the coding sequence TTGAATTTCGAGAAGCTATTGGTCTGGAAGCGGTCTGCCCGTTTGTCGGCGGAACTTTATAAGGCGCTTTCTGGCCTGCGAGACTTTGGTTTTCGAGACCAAGCTACCCGCTCTGGGCTCTCTATCCCCAGTAATATTGCCGAAGGCATGAGTCGCGATTCCAGCAAGGACAAACGACATTTTCTGGTCATCGCCAGAGGCTCGTGTGCGGAGTTACGGACCCAAGTCTATATCGGCATGGATATCGGTTATATCTCCCGTCAACAAGGCCAGCAGTGGTTGCAGGAAACCCGAGAGCTATCGTCAATGCTTAATGGGCTGATCAACGCGCTGGACAACGAATGA
- the cysD gene encoding sulfate adenylyltransferase subunit CysD, with product MEITPERQTHLKQLEAESIHIIREVAAEFRNPVMMYSIGKDSSVMLHLARKAFYPGTPPFPLMHVNTTWKFKEMIAFRDRMADEAGMELIEHINQEGVEANINPFDHGSAKYTDIMKTQALKQALDKYGFDAAFGGARRDEEASRAKERVFSFRDKHHRWEPKSQRPELWNIYNAKVNKGESIRVFPLSNWTELDIWQYIYLESIPIVPLYYSAKRPVVERDGMLIMVDDERLPLEEGEQPKEVSVRFRTLGCYPLTGAVESEAATLPEIIQEMLLTRTSERSGRAIDHDQAGSMEKKKREGYF from the coding sequence ATGGAAATTACTCCAGAGCGTCAAACGCACCTCAAGCAGCTCGAAGCCGAGTCCATTCACATCATTCGTGAAGTGGCGGCCGAGTTCCGCAACCCGGTGATGATGTACTCCATCGGCAAGGACTCCTCGGTCATGCTGCATCTGGCCCGCAAGGCCTTCTATCCGGGGACCCCGCCGTTCCCGTTGATGCACGTCAACACCACCTGGAAGTTCAAGGAAATGATCGCCTTCCGTGACCGTATGGCCGACGAGGCCGGCATGGAGCTGATCGAGCACATCAACCAGGAAGGGGTCGAGGCCAACATCAACCCCTTCGATCACGGCAGTGCCAAGTACACGGACATCATGAAGACCCAGGCCCTCAAGCAGGCCCTGGACAAGTACGGCTTCGATGCTGCCTTCGGTGGTGCCCGCCGCGATGAGGAAGCCAGCCGCGCCAAGGAGCGTGTGTTCTCCTTCCGTGACAAGCACCATCGCTGGGAGCCCAAGAGTCAGCGTCCGGAGCTGTGGAACATCTACAACGCCAAGGTCAACAAAGGCGAGTCCATCCGCGTGTTCCCGCTGTCCAACTGGACCGAGCTGGACATCTGGCAGTACATCTATCTGGAATCCATTCCCATTGTCCCGCTGTACTACTCCGCCAAGCGTCCGGTGGTCGAGCGCGACGGCATGCTGATCATGGTCGACGACGAGCGTCTGCCGCTGGAAGAAGGCGAACAGCCGAAGGAAGTGTCAGTACGCTTCCGTACCCTAGGCTGCTACCCGCTGACTGGCGCGGTGGAGTCTGAAGCCGCCACGCTGCCCGAGATCATCCAGGAGATGCTGCTCACCCGCACCAGTGAGCGCAGCGGCCGCGCCATCGACCACGACCAGGCCGGATCGATGGAAAAGAAAAAGCGCGAAGGTTATTTCTAA
- a CDS encoding SLC13 family permease, with the protein MTWQALFSLFTVGAVLGGLAFTRIAADVIVMGALAILVIIGILTPGEALGGFSNPGVMTIASLYVVAAGLKETGAVQWLAMRVLGQPKTLGMALLRVLIPTSSLSAFMNNTTVVAMFIPAIQDWAARLRHPPSKLLLPLSYAAILGGTCTLIGTSTNLVVDGLLQSERGVHLGMFELAWVGIPLVIVGGAFLYFFAGRLLPDRQGVLEQLEQAREYSVEVLVDPDGPLVGKTIADAGLRSLVHGYLTDIERHSRLLTAVPPDTELQAGDILVFIGAPECARELRHINGLKPAGGDVHKLDIAHHHRCLVEAVIGPDFTGLNQTVRGSRFRSRYQAVILSISRQGRRIPGKVGDIKIGVGDTLLLETGQDFVDQYRYRKDFLLVSALNDSTPPNFVKAPWALGILGGMVVASATGLLSILEAALLAAGMMLVSRCVTASKARRYIDLSVLVVIAASFALGAAMTKTGAAVLIADTIMLINGLSPWMALALVYLMTVMFTELITNNAAAVLMFPIAGAVAEGLGVDYMPFTIAIMVAASASFMTPLGYQTNLMVLGPGGYRFTDYLRLGTPLSLVVGAVAVTIIPLVWPF; encoded by the coding sequence ATGACTTGGCAAGCGTTATTTTCATTATTCACGGTCGGTGCGGTACTTGGCGGCTTGGCATTTACCCGTATCGCTGCCGATGTCATCGTCATGGGGGCCCTGGCCATCCTGGTCATCATCGGTATTCTGACCCCGGGCGAAGCCTTGGGGGGGTTCTCCAACCCTGGCGTGATGACCATTGCCAGTCTCTATGTCGTGGCTGCCGGCCTCAAGGAAACCGGTGCCGTTCAATGGCTGGCCATGCGTGTACTCGGCCAGCCAAAGACGCTGGGCATGGCATTGCTGCGGGTGCTGATCCCTACATCCAGCCTGAGTGCCTTCATGAACAACACCACCGTGGTGGCAATGTTCATACCCGCAATTCAGGATTGGGCCGCGCGCCTCAGGCATCCCCCTTCGAAATTGCTGCTTCCTCTCAGCTATGCCGCCATTCTTGGCGGTACCTGCACACTGATCGGCACCAGCACCAACCTGGTGGTAGATGGCCTTCTACAGAGTGAGAGAGGGGTTCATCTAGGCATGTTCGAGCTGGCCTGGGTGGGTATTCCTCTCGTCATCGTAGGTGGCGCCTTTCTGTATTTCTTCGCGGGTCGTCTATTACCTGACCGACAAGGTGTGCTCGAGCAGCTTGAGCAGGCGCGCGAGTATTCGGTGGAAGTGCTGGTTGATCCTGATGGCCCTCTGGTGGGGAAAACCATCGCCGATGCGGGGCTGCGAAGCCTGGTTCATGGGTATCTGACGGATATCGAACGTCATTCGCGACTGCTGACAGCGGTGCCGCCTGATACGGAGCTACAGGCTGGCGATATTCTCGTCTTCATCGGTGCTCCGGAATGTGCAAGGGAGCTTCGCCACATCAATGGCCTCAAACCTGCCGGTGGCGATGTACACAAGCTGGATATCGCTCACCACCATCGTTGTCTGGTGGAGGCTGTGATTGGACCGGACTTTACCGGGCTCAATCAAACCGTACGTGGGTCACGATTCCGCTCACGCTACCAAGCGGTGATTCTATCGATCTCGCGTCAGGGGCGACGTATTCCCGGCAAGGTCGGTGATATCAAGATCGGAGTCGGCGACACTCTGCTGCTGGAAACCGGTCAGGACTTTGTCGATCAATACCGCTACCGCAAGGACTTTCTGCTGGTCAGCGCGTTGAACGATTCGACACCGCCGAACTTCGTCAAGGCACCCTGGGCGCTTGGTATCCTCGGCGGCATGGTGGTGGCGAGTGCAACAGGCTTGCTGAGTATTCTCGAAGCCGCCTTGCTTGCTGCGGGGATGATGCTGGTATCGCGCTGTGTAACAGCCAGCAAGGCTCGCCGTTACATCGACCTTTCTGTATTGGTCGTCATAGCGGCTTCCTTTGCCTTGGGGGCTGCCATGACCAAGACAGGGGCAGCAGTGCTGATTGCCGATACCATCATGTTGATCAACGGCCTTTCCCCATGGATGGCACTTGCCTTGGTGTATCTGATGACGGTGATGTTCACTGAGCTGATCACCAATAATGCTGCTGCCGTGTTGATGTTTCCCATTGCGGGAGCTGTGGCGGAAGGGCTCGGCGTTGATTACATGCCATTCACCATCGCTATCATGGTTGCGGCTTCTGCCAGCTTCATGACGCCACTGGGCTATCAGACCAACCTGATGGTACTGGGTCCCGGTGGTTATCGTTTCACCGACTATCTGCGCCTCGGAACCCCCCTCAGTCTGGTAGTTGGTGCAGTGGCGGTGACGATCATTCCTCTTGTCTGGCCATTTTAA
- a CDS encoding type II secretion system F family protein produces MDRWQWEGRGPDGRYLSGEIEASSKASVLRMLRTRRIKALSIRRTDGKHWRLGRGSITAQELTLFTRQLETLLKSRVPILQALEVVAHSLVKPSMRAMLQKLIADVSHGASLSEALTRHPRQFDALYISMIEAGELAGTLDSMLDRLATYQEKHEALKQKVKKAMWYPLSVIAIGLIVTLILLVVVIPKFEDMFNGFGAALPPLTQMTLRLSDLTQQNGGLALGTLVASSWLMRMVMQRSTTTHSLMSRMALRIPILGKILEHSAIARFNRTLATTYGSGVPLLDGLAIAAGSTGNPLLHAAIQDMRDELASGHSLHVAMHHSGQFPALAIQMIKIGEEAGALEAMLSQVATYYEGEVERRVDTLTSLLEPMVILVLGIVTGGLVMSMYLPIFELGSVL; encoded by the coding sequence ATGGACAGATGGCAGTGGGAAGGACGTGGGCCAGATGGTCGATACTTGAGTGGAGAAATCGAGGCATCTTCCAAGGCTTCCGTGCTCAGAATGCTACGCACTCGACGCATCAAGGCCCTTTCAATACGCCGTACCGATGGCAAGCACTGGCGTCTTGGCCGGGGGAGCATCACCGCTCAGGAATTGACACTCTTCACACGCCAGTTGGAAACACTACTGAAATCCCGCGTTCCCATTCTCCAGGCTCTAGAGGTCGTTGCTCACAGCCTGGTCAAGCCGAGCATGCGCGCCATGCTGCAAAAGCTGATTGCTGATGTAAGCCATGGCGCGAGCCTTTCCGAGGCTCTGACACGCCATCCTCGCCAGTTTGATGCCCTTTATATCAGCATGATCGAAGCCGGCGAGCTTGCCGGAACCCTGGACAGCATGCTCGACCGCCTTGCCACGTATCAGGAAAAACACGAAGCCCTCAAGCAGAAAGTCAAGAAAGCCATGTGGTACCCATTAAGCGTCATTGCCATAGGCCTGATTGTCACGCTCATCCTGTTGGTCGTAGTCATCCCCAAGTTCGAAGACATGTTCAACGGATTCGGGGCCGCGCTTCCTCCTCTGACGCAGATGACACTGCGCCTGTCAGACCTGACTCAGCAGAATGGTGGGCTGGCACTGGGGACTCTGGTCGCATCATCATGGCTCATGCGCATGGTTATGCAGCGCTCAACTACAACACATTCCCTCATGAGCCGCATGGCCTTGCGCATCCCGATACTCGGCAAGATTCTGGAACACTCTGCCATAGCACGCTTCAACCGCACTCTCGCCACCACCTATGGCTCAGGAGTTCCCCTCCTGGATGGCCTGGCCATTGCTGCCGGATCAACGGGCAACCCTCTTCTGCATGCGGCTATTCAAGACATGCGTGACGAGCTTGCCAGCGGACACTCGCTCCACGTTGCCATGCACCACAGCGGGCAGTTTCCAGCCCTTGCCATACAGATGATCAAAATCGGGGAAGAAGCCGGCGCTCTGGAGGCAATGCTCTCGCAGGTTGCCACTTACTACGAAGGTGAAGTCGAAAGGAGGGTCGATACCCTGACATCCTTGCTCGAACCCATGGTCATCCTGGTATTGGGCATCGTGACAGGAGGATTGGTAATGTCGATGTATCTGCCCATCTTTGAGCTGGGAAGCGTTCTTTAA
- a CDS encoding L,D-transpeptidase, protein MVTPQLAELPPENGVWVEVDTNTQTMTVWHGDTQAWHCLVSTAANGTGQREDSGQTPLGWHVIRAAIGAEQPVGAVFRGRRPTGEVYDDALGEAYPDRDWILTRILWLSGLERGYNRGGHADSQRRYIYIHGAPPDKPMGEADSHGCIRMRDETLIRLFDEAPPGTPVWIHD, encoded by the coding sequence ATGGTCACTCCACAGCTTGCAGAGTTACCGCCAGAGAATGGTGTCTGGGTGGAGGTGGACACCAATACCCAGACCATGACGGTATGGCATGGTGATACCCAGGCTTGGCATTGTCTGGTCTCCACTGCAGCCAATGGTACTGGCCAGCGAGAAGATAGCGGCCAGACACCATTGGGGTGGCATGTGATTCGTGCGGCCATTGGGGCAGAGCAGCCAGTAGGAGCTGTCTTTCGTGGCAGGCGTCCTACTGGCGAGGTCTATGATGATGCGCTTGGCGAGGCCTATCCCGATCGAGACTGGATACTGACACGAATTCTCTGGCTGTCAGGGCTGGAGCGGGGTTACAACCGCGGTGGTCATGCCGATTCGCAGCGCCGTTACATCTATATTCACGGTGCTCCACCGGATAAACCCATGGGAGAGGCTGACTCCCATGGCTGCATCAGGATGCGTGATGAAACCCTGATTCGCTTGTTTGATGAAGCACCTCCCGGCACTCCGGTATGGATCCATGACTAA
- a CDS encoding TetR/AcrR family transcriptional regulator yields the protein MAQTDTVTRILDTAEVLFAERGFAETSLRNITGKAKVNLAAVNYHFGSKKALIQAVFARYLDPFSERFHNAIDELEATYGEEVIPLEVLLETMARTVLEVPAERHSLKVFMRLLGLAYSQAQGHLRRYIQEQYGTVFTRFVELVRQATPELPDAERFWRLHFVLGTVIFTFSGLDALRDISEKDYGEHVSVRNLVKRMRPVVVAAMQAPLPDLDGQDTDKTVTVLTGAG from the coding sequence ATGGCCCAGACTGATACCGTGACCCGTATCTTGGATACTGCAGAGGTCCTCTTTGCTGAACGAGGCTTCGCGGAAACGTCACTGCGCAACATTACTGGCAAGGCCAAGGTCAACCTGGCTGCCGTGAACTACCACTTTGGCTCCAAGAAAGCCTTGATTCAGGCTGTCTTTGCCCGCTATCTCGATCCTTTTTCCGAGCGCTTTCATAATGCTATCGATGAGTTGGAAGCCACCTACGGTGAAGAGGTCATTCCACTCGAAGTGCTGCTGGAAACCATGGCGCGCACTGTCCTGGAAGTCCCGGCAGAGCGGCATAGTCTGAAAGTGTTCATGCGACTTCTCGGGCTTGCATACAGCCAGGCCCAAGGGCATCTGAGGCGATATATTCAGGAGCAATATGGCACAGTATTCACGCGTTTCGTGGAACTCGTGCGTCAAGCCACCCCGGAATTGCCTGATGCAGAGCGGTTCTGGCGCCTGCACTTTGTGCTTGGCACAGTGATCTTTACTTTCTCTGGACTTGACGCACTGCGGGACATTTCCGAAAAGGACTATGGTGAACATGTTTCGGTGCGTAATCTGGTCAAGCGTATGCGCCCTGTTGTGGTAGCTGCAATGCAGGCGCCTTTGCCTGATTTGGATGGACAGGATACCGACAAGACGGTGACTGTACTTACGGGAGCGGGTTGA
- the lexA gene encoding transcriptional repressor LexA, giving the protein MTRPLTPRQQNVYDFIVKTMNELGYPPTRAEISRALGFRSPNAAEEHLRALERKGAIRVIRGTSRGIRLPAQEAETTPSQLTQPEPPSSQGLPIIGEVAAGSPILAAEHIDRYCPLPPEYFTPRADYLLRVRGLSMKDVGILEGDLLAVHRTDRIRNGQIVVARLEDDVTVKRFHRDGHHVTLQAENEDFAPIELDLRRDHLEIEGIGVGVIRGGNGQALG; this is encoded by the coding sequence ATGACACGACCCCTGACTCCTCGCCAGCAGAATGTCTACGACTTCATCGTCAAGACCATGAACGAGCTTGGCTATCCTCCCACCCGTGCTGAAATTTCCAGAGCACTGGGATTCCGCTCACCCAATGCAGCAGAAGAGCATTTGCGCGCTCTGGAGCGTAAAGGTGCCATTCGTGTCATTCGTGGCACTTCCCGAGGTATACGTCTACCCGCTCAGGAGGCCGAAACCACCCCATCACAACTGACCCAACCAGAGCCTCCTTCTTCTCAAGGCCTGCCGATCATTGGTGAAGTTGCCGCTGGCAGCCCTATCCTGGCAGCAGAGCATATCGACCGCTATTGCCCTCTTCCTCCAGAGTACTTTACGCCCAGGGCCGATTATCTGTTGCGTGTGCGCGGCCTGTCGATGAAGGATGTCGGCATTCTTGAGGGAGACTTGCTGGCAGTCCATCGAACGGATCGCATCCGCAATGGCCAGATCGTGGTTGCCCGCCTGGAAGATGATGTCACCGTCAAACGCTTTCATCGTGACGGCCATCACGTCACGCTGCAGGCAGAGAATGAAGACTTCGCCCCGATTGAACTGGACTTGCGCAGGGATCATCTGGAAATTGAGGGCATCGGGGTCGGCGTGATTCGAGGGGGCAACGGCCAGGCTCTGGGTTGA
- the dinB gene encoding DNA polymerase IV codes for MTSSVRKILHADCDCFYAAVEMLDNPQWHDIPLAVGISAERRGVITTCNYPARKFGVHSAMPTARALRLCPDLLLVPPDFDKYRKVSRQIQAIFHELTPLVEPLSLDEAYLDVSDVKGFQGSATWMAQWLKKECLSRTGIVVSVGAAPSKFLAKVASDWEKPDGLTVISPEQVDGFIKALPVKKLHGVGPATSARLATMGIETCNDLRALPIEQLLQEFGKFGKRLFELSRGIDERPVQVAHERKSISVETTFDHDLPTLDHVHAALAPLHEKLETRITRHGQHGLSSLFVKVRFNNFSTTTMDARGLEPSLDNYHQLADQAWARGKRPVRLLGIGVRLLPEEARQQLSLPL; via the coding sequence ATGACGTCTTCGGTGCGCAAGATTCTGCATGCTGATTGCGATTGCTTTTATGCAGCAGTGGAAATGCTCGATAACCCACAATGGCACGACATTCCCCTTGCCGTTGGCATTTCAGCGGAACGCCGGGGGGTCATTACCACCTGTAACTATCCTGCGCGCAAGTTTGGCGTTCATTCCGCCATGCCAACTGCCCGGGCCTTGCGGCTATGCCCCGACTTGTTACTGGTGCCACCAGATTTCGACAAGTACCGCAAAGTCTCCCGGCAGATACAGGCGATCTTCCATGAACTGACACCGCTGGTAGAGCCTCTCTCATTGGACGAGGCCTACCTGGATGTCAGCGATGTCAAGGGCTTTCAGGGCAGTGCGACATGGATGGCTCAGTGGCTGAAAAAAGAATGCCTGTCGCGGACAGGCATTGTCGTTTCGGTAGGCGCTGCTCCATCGAAGTTTCTGGCCAAGGTGGCCAGCGATTGGGAAAAACCCGACGGACTGACCGTCATTTCTCCCGAGCAGGTTGATGGCTTCATCAAGGCTCTACCGGTAAAGAAGTTGCACGGTGTTGGACCTGCCACCAGTGCCAGACTGGCAACAATGGGAATTGAAACCTGCAACGACCTTCGTGCTCTACCCATCGAACAGCTTCTCCAGGAATTCGGCAAGTTCGGCAAGCGCCTGTTCGAGCTGTCACGAGGTATCGACGAACGCCCCGTGCAAGTGGCACATGAACGCAAGTCCATTAGTGTCGAAACTACATTTGATCACGACCTGCCGACATTGGATCACGTCCACGCCGCTCTTGCCCCGTTGCACGAAAAACTTGAAACACGCATCACCCGACACGGCCAGCACGGCCTCTCCAGCCTGTTCGTCAAGGTTCGTTTCAATAACTTCTCTACCACCACCATGGATGCGCGAGGTCTGGAGCCAAGCCTGGACAACTATCATCAACTGGCCGATCAGGCCTGGGCGCGAGGAAAGCGTCCGGTGCGCCTGCTAGGCATTGGTGTAAGGCTGCTTCCAGAAGAAGCACGGCAACAGCTATCGCTGCCACTATAG
- a CDS encoding succinate dehydrogenase assembly factor 2, with protein MEQQSSPVASSAEAERKRLHWHSRRGMWELDLLLLPFLEHRYDDLSEDDKAAYRALITEEDQDLFVWLMRREWPEEPVKRRIVQMIVDYAENSSNGHNRGL; from the coding sequence GTGGAGCAACAATCTTCACCTGTGGCTTCGAGCGCCGAGGCTGAGCGAAAGCGGCTGCATTGGCACTCCCGCCGCGGTATGTGGGAGCTGGATTTGCTGCTGCTGCCATTTCTGGAGCACCGCTATGACGATCTTTCTGAAGACGACAAGGCGGCTTATCGTGCACTGATCACTGAAGAGGATCAGGACCTCTTTGTATGGCTCATGCGTCGAGAGTGGCCTGAAGAACCAGTGAAGCGGCGTATTGTGCAGATGATCGTCGATTATGCCGAGAACAGTTCTAACGGTCACAATCGAGGCCTCTGA
- a CDS encoding integration host factor subunit beta, giving the protein MTKSELIEQIAMRQPELSIKDVEAAVRLILDDITETLAQGGRVEIRGFGSFSLHYREPRVGRNPKTGESVALDGKFVPHFKPGKELREQVDASRALGY; this is encoded by the coding sequence ATGACCAAGTCCGAACTGATAGAGCAGATCGCTATGCGACAACCGGAGTTGTCGATCAAAGACGTCGAGGCAGCCGTACGCCTCATTCTGGATGACATTACCGAGACTCTCGCCCAGGGCGGGCGCGTTGAAATTCGTGGCTTCGGCAGTTTTTCTCTGCATTACCGGGAGCCTCGGGTCGGCCGCAACCCCAAGACCGGAGAATCGGTCGCATTGGATGGTAAATTCGTGCCACACTTCAAGCCTGGCAAAGAGCTTCGCGAGCAGGTAGACGCCAGCCGAGCACTGGGCTACTGA
- a CDS encoding lipopolysaccharide assembly protein LapA domain-containing protein, with product MRWLKGLVMAIILLLVLLVGILFATNNQQAVPLNLIWTELPEASLSFWLLASLAVGVLLGMLAMSGVYLRLRALLTRAQRHNQQQRKELDRLRIQEMKELP from the coding sequence ATGCGTTGGCTCAAAGGCTTGGTCATGGCCATTATTCTGCTGCTGGTACTGCTCGTCGGCATCCTCTTTGCGACAAACAATCAGCAGGCAGTGCCGCTCAACCTGATCTGGACCGAGCTCCCCGAAGCATCCTTGTCTTTCTGGTTGCTGGCGTCTCTGGCTGTCGGTGTACTGCTTGGCATGCTTGCCATGAGTGGCGTCTACCTTCGTCTGCGCGCACTGCTTACCCGAGCTCAACGCCACAATCAACAACAGCGCAAGGAACTTGATCGACTCCGCATCCAGGAGATGAAGGAACTCCCCTGA
- the lapB gene encoding lipopolysaccharide assembly protein LapB, whose amino-acid sequence MPDLLLLGLLIIALAIGWGLGRRERQRKEGTTSSPTLSRDYFVGLNYLLNDQQDRAIETFISALEVNSDTIETHVTLGNLFRSRGEADRAVKIHQNLLARPFLDNQQSARVQLELSRDFLHLGLLDRAERILHGLIREEPSSETQHHAKRLLADLFEREGEWQQALDVAVPHLTRQHEDLRRAAAHWLCELAEHERRSAGHGLARKHLKQALSIDDRCVRANLIKAELQHDTGQYRQAIKYLDLIPQQDLGFIPTLLEPLERNYLLLDDAEGLIAHLYRLLDQAPYTSVIILLAQTLRRQRGNDDEAISLVTAQLNREPSLGGVDYLIGLYQDSSNDGHDERIELLRQHTHTLIKALPRHRCGRCGFTGDHLHWQCPRCRTWGATKPITGIEGE is encoded by the coding sequence ATGCCCGATCTTCTGCTGCTAGGCCTGCTGATTATTGCCCTGGCCATCGGCTGGGGCCTAGGTCGACGCGAGCGCCAACGAAAGGAGGGGACAACCTCCTCTCCTACGTTATCCAGAGATTATTTTGTTGGCTTGAACTACCTGCTCAATGACCAGCAGGATCGAGCCATCGAAACGTTCATCTCCGCCCTGGAAGTCAATAGCGATACCATCGAGACCCATGTAACCCTGGGCAACCTGTTCCGCTCCCGGGGTGAAGCTGATCGCGCAGTCAAGATCCATCAGAACCTTCTGGCCCGCCCTTTTCTCGACAATCAGCAGAGCGCCCGTGTACAGCTGGAGCTATCCCGGGATTTCCTGCATCTTGGTCTACTCGATCGAGCCGAGCGCATTCTCCATGGGCTGATTCGTGAAGAACCTTCCAGCGAAACTCAGCATCATGCAAAACGCTTGCTCGCAGACCTGTTCGAGCGCGAAGGCGAATGGCAGCAGGCGCTGGATGTCGCCGTACCCCACCTGACTCGCCAGCATGAAGACCTGCGCCGGGCTGCCGCCCACTGGTTATGTGAACTGGCCGAACATGAACGCCGTTCTGCTGGCCATGGCTTGGCACGCAAGCATCTCAAGCAAGCGCTGTCCATAGATGACCGCTGCGTACGTGCCAACCTGATCAAGGCTGAACTGCAGCATGATACCGGCCAGTATCGTCAAGCCATCAAGTATCTTGATCTCATTCCACAGCAGGACCTGGGCTTCATCCCCACCCTGCTTGAACCATTGGAACGCAATTACCTTTTGCTCGACGATGCAGAAGGTCTCATCGCCCATCTCTATCGGCTGCTCGACCAGGCGCCCTATACTAGCGTCATCATTCTGCTGGCTCAGACACTGCGCCGTCAGCGTGGCAATGATGATGAAGCCATCTCTCTGGTGACGGCCCAACTAAACCGGGAGCCCAGCCTGGGCGGGGTGGATTACCTGATAGGGCTTTATCAAGATTCCAGCAACGATGGCCATGACGAGCGCATCGAGTTACTGCGTCAGCACACTCATACCCTGATCAAGGCTTTGCCTCGCCACCGTTGCGGCCGTTGTGGGTTTACCGGTGACCACTTGCACTGGCAGTGTCCCCGCTGCCGTACCTGGGGTGCAACCAAGCCGATCACCGGTATCGAGGGAGAATAG
- the pyrF gene encoding orotidine-5'-phosphate decarboxylase — translation MTTTSPLIIALDYPSLDAALCMADRLDPARCRLKVGKELFTRSGPDVLDALHGRGFEVFLDLKFHDIPNTVAGAVQAAAEQGVWMVNVHACGGERMMAAARERLEQHGLKTLLIAVTVLTSMTQDELNGTGVEGELDAQVKRLARLAQNCGLDGVVCSARETAMLKTACGADFLKVTPGIRPSFAQAGDQRRIMTPLEAMQAGSTHLVVGRPVTQAEDPMIALAAIEQELLGTA, via the coding sequence ATGACGACTACATCTCCCCTGATTATCGCTCTCGATTATCCTTCCCTGGATGCTGCCCTGTGCATGGCGGATCGCCTGGATCCTGCGCGTTGCCGCCTGAAGGTGGGCAAGGAACTGTTCACGCGCAGTGGTCCAGATGTGCTGGATGCGTTGCATGGGCGTGGCTTCGAGGTGTTTCTGGATCTCAAGTTCCACGATATTCCCAATACTGTGGCTGGGGCTGTTCAGGCCGCGGCGGAGCAGGGAGTCTGGATGGTCAATGTGCATGCCTGTGGTGGCGAGCGAATGATGGCTGCTGCGCGAGAGCGTCTTGAGCAACATGGCCTCAAGACGCTTCTGATTGCTGTCACTGTACTCACCAGCATGACGCAGGATGAACTGAATGGCACTGGGGTGGAGGGCGAACTGGATGCGCAGGTCAAGCGTCTGGCACGTCTGGCCCAGAACTGTGGCCTTGATGGCGTCGTGTGCTCGGCGAGGGAAACTGCCATGCTCAAGACAGCTTGCGGGGCAGACTTCCTCAAGGTGACGCCGGGTATTCGTCCGAGCTTCGCTCAGGCAGGAGACCAGCGGCGCATCATGACGCCACTGGAGGCAATGCAGGCAGGGAGTACCCATTTGGTTGTCGGTCGCCCGGTGACTCAGGCAGAGGACCCGATGATCGCGCTTGCTGCTATCGAACAGGAGCTGTTGGGGACGGCGTAA
- a CDS encoding ComEA family DNA-binding protein, with protein MTKFSASPIHACRSGKYWLATLTAALWLACSLPALAADELKIEPININEASAELLAELPGIGPSKADAIIAEREANGPYADLEDLTRVKGIGQNTVARLADEIRFSNAN; from the coding sequence ATGACCAAATTCTCAGCAAGTCCCATCCATGCATGTCGTTCAGGCAAATATTGGTTGGCCACCCTGACAGCAGCGCTATGGTTGGCCTGTAGCCTTCCTGCACTGGCCGCGGATGAATTGAAGATTGAGCCTATCAATATCAATGAAGCCAGCGCCGAGTTGCTGGCAGAACTGCCGGGGATTGGACCGAGCAAGGCCGACGCCATCATTGCTGAACGTGAAGCCAATGGTCCGTACGCCGACCTGGAAGACCTGACCCGCGTCAAGGGCATCGGCCAGAACACCGTGGCACGGCTAGCGGATGAAATCCGCTTCAGCAACGCCAACTAA